Proteins co-encoded in one Patescibacteria group bacterium genomic window:
- a CDS encoding CCA tRNA nucleotidyltransferase, with protein MKILIKNNKDLAILKKDKFFNFIKKIKKQFPASKIYLVGGAVRDMLLKRETQDLDFVVTGIKAEDLKKFLSKNGQVNLVGQTFGVFKFIPKGYKHSDQVDIALPRKDFSFKTGAYKDVEIQSSPELSIMDDLSRRDFTINAMAIRLDKQKIEIIDLFGGAKDLKDKKIRAVKAPVERFQEDYSRMLRAIRFACQLNLQIEDKTWKAIKTKISGLNKIKRQAIVSTSQDFSVQEIKEARVVPYEVMAKEFLKSFLANSVLAFDLYDKSGSFLEIMPEILKMKNCPQPKNYHAEGDVWEHTRIALQSLTSNEFKEYFKKSTNSIELIIATLLHDIGKPPTLAMPDTTKDRIRFNNHDAIGADMANKICKRLKLSSPEKIGVNVKKITWLIKEHLILARGDISKMKVSTIVKYFFNKTMPSKDLLKLSFADISATIPVSGKPNFTDFFEMVARMEQIKKISKNKKSLPKILLNGNQIMKKFKLPAGPKIGVLLNIVREEQLNLKIKTTKQAIDFLKKYLNESPFKN; from the coding sequence ATGAAAATTTTAATTAAAAATAATAAGGATTTGGCTATTCTAAAAAAAGATAAATTTTTTAATTTCATTAAGAAAATTAAAAAACAATTTCCTGCTTCTAAAATATATTTAGTTGGCGGAGCGGTTAGGGATATGCTTTTAAAAAGAGAAACACAAGATTTAGATTTTGTTGTTACTGGCATTAAGGCAGAAGATTTAAAAAAATTTTTATCAAAAAATGGACAGGTTAATTTAGTGGGGCAGACATTTGGTGTTTTTAAATTTATTCCCAAAGGATATAAACATAGTGACCAAGTTGATATTGCGCTTCCCAGAAAGGATTTTTCTTTTAAAACAGGGGCATACAAGGATGTTGAAATTCAGTCTAGTCCAGAATTAAGCATCATGGATGACCTCTCAAGAAGAGATTTTACAATTAATGCCATGGCAATAAGACTAGATAAACAGAAAATAGAAATTATTGATTTATTTGGAGGAGCAAAGGATTTAAAAGATAAAAAAATAAGAGCAGTTAAAGCTCCGGTTGAAAGATTTCAAGAAGACTATTCCAGGATGCTTAGAGCAATTAGGTTTGCTTGTCAATTAAATCTTCAAATAGAAGATAAAACATGGAAGGCAATTAAAACAAAAATTAGTGGATTAAATAAAATAAAAAGACAAGCAATAGTTTCAACTAGTCAAGATTTTTCTGTTCAAGAAATTAAAGAAGCAAGAGTTGTTCCATACGAAGTAATGGCTAAGGAATTTTTAAAATCTTTTTTGGCTAATTCTGTTTTAGCTTTTGATTTGTATGATAAATCAGGATCTTTTTTAGAAATTATGCCGGAAATTTTAAAAATGAAAAATTGTCCTCAACCTAAAAATTATCATGCAGAAGGAGATGTTTGGGAGCACACCAGAATAGCTTTGCAATCGCTCACTTCTAATGAATTTAAAGAATATTTTAAAAAATCTACAAATTCAATTGAATTAATTATTGCTACGCTATTACATGACATTGGTAAACCGCCTACATTAGCTATGCCAGATACAACTAAAGACAGAATTCGTTTTAATAATCATGATGCCATTGGCGCAGACATGGCTAATAAAATATGTAAAAGATTAAAGTTGTCCAGTCCTGAAAAGATTGGAGTTAATGTAAAAAAAATTACATGGCTCATTAAGGAACACTTAATATTAGCCAGAGGAGATATATCAAAAATGAAAGTTTCAACTATTGTTAAGTATTTTTTTAATAAAACCATGCCAAGCAAAGATCTTTTAAAATTATCTTTTGCTGATATTTCAGCAACAATTCCTGTTTCTGGTAAGCCCAATTTTACGGATTTTTTTGAGATGGTAGCCAGAATGGAACAAATAAAAAAAATTAGTAAAAATAAAAAATCACTACCAAAAATACTATTAAACGGAAATCAAATTATGAAAAAGTTTAAGCTCCCAGCCGGACCCAAGATAGGAGTTTTATTAAATATTGTTAGAGAAGAGCAATTAAATCTAAAAATTAAAACAACCAAACAAGCAATTGATTTTTTAAAAAAATATTTAAATGAATCCCCTTTTAAAAATTAA
- the trmD gene encoding tRNA (guanosine(37)-N1)-methyltransferase TrmD, with amino-acid sequence MSLIQFDIITLFPDIFDAYFSSSIIKRAQVSGLVKINTHNIRNWAAKTNSSKKQVDDKPYGGGYGMILKPGPIYRAIKDIKNSRRILPSQRKIILLSPRAKLFNQKKATRLAKIKQIILICGRYEGFDHRILKFVDEEISVGNYILTGGEIPAMTIVDAVVRLVPRVINSKSLKQEQPILGHSDVMANKQYPQYTRPEVFTFKDKHGILKIAKVPKVLLSGNHEKIRQWRKLKI; translated from the coding sequence ATGAGCTTAATTCAATTTGATATTATCACATTGTTTCCAGATATTTTTGATGCTTATTTTTCATCATCAATTATTAAGAGGGCTCAAGTATCGGGACTTGTTAAAATTAATACTCATAATATTAGAAACTGGGCAGCTAAAACAAATAGCAGCAAGAAACAAGTGGATGACAAGCCCTATGGTGGAGGATATGGCATGATTTTGAAACCAGGCCCTATTTATAGAGCAATAAAAGATATAAAAAATAGTAGGAGAATATTGCCTAGTCAAAGAAAAATAATTTTATTATCTCCAAGAGCAAAATTATTCAATCAAAAAAAAGCAACTAGGTTGGCTAAAATAAAACAAATAATTTTAATATGCGGGAGGTACGAAGGATTTGATCATAGAATACTGAAGTTTGTTGACGAGGAAATTTCTGTTGGAAATTATATTTTAACAGGAGGGGAAATACCAGCCATGACAATTGTGGATGCGGTTGTTAGGTTAGTCCCAAGAGTTATAAATTCTAAATCATTAAAACAAGAGCAACCAATTCTTGGACATAGTGATGTAATGGCTAACAAACAATATCCACAATATACAAGACCAGAGGTATTTACATTTAAAGATAAACATGGTATATTAAAAATAGCAAAAGTCCCAAAAGTATTACTTTCAGGTAATCACGAGAAGATTAGGCAGTGGAGAAAATTAAAAATATAG
- a CDS encoding KH domain-containing protein gives MAEQMKDEKFLEFVVKSLVNNPDDVKIERNVDEMGVLLSLRVNKEDMGQIIGRQGSTARSIRSLLRIIGLKNDARVNLKIEEPEGSEKEVPTKSDEDDELKL, from the coding sequence ATGGCAGAACAAATGAAAGATGAAAAGTTTTTGGAATTTGTTGTCAAATCGCTTGTTAATAACCCAGACGATGTAAAGATTGAAAGAAACGTCGATGAAATGGGTGTACTCCTTTCTTTAAGAGTTAATAAAGAAGACATGGGTCAAATTATTGGCAGACAGGGCTCAACAGCCAGGTCTATAAGGTCTTTATTACGCATTATTGGACTTAAAAATGATGCCAGAGTTAATCTAAAGATAGAAGAGCCAGAAGGATCTGAAAAAGAGGTCCCAACCAAGAGCGATGAAGATGATGAATTAAAATTATAA
- the rpsP gene encoding 30S ribosomal protein S16 → MLTIKLSRRGKKNQPFYRLIVLEKSKDPFGDFLEDLGFYNPLTKKISLKADRIKYWISKGAQTTGTVRNLLISNEIIKGAKVKVTKVNAKKLAKKEDKAKEILKQAKQPEQVEATEEKEEDKQALDK, encoded by the coding sequence ATGTTAACAATAAAACTTTCTAGAAGAGGAAAGAAAAACCAACCATTTTATCGTTTAATTGTTTTAGAGAAAAGCAAAGACCCTTTTGGAGATTTTTTGGAAGACTTAGGATTCTATAATCCACTTACAAAAAAAATATCTCTTAAGGCTGATAGAATAAAGTACTGGATATCAAAAGGAGCGCAGACAACCGGGACAGTAAGAAATTTACTAATTAGTAATGAAATTATTAAAGGAGCTAAAGTAAAAGTAACAAAAGTAAACGCTAAAAAATTAGCTAAAAAGGAAGACAAGGCAAAAGAAATATTAAAACAAGCTAAACAACCAGAACAAGTAGAAGCTACCGAAGAAAAAGAAGAAGACAAGCAAGCTCTTGACAAATAG
- a CDS encoding translation initiation factor IF-2, with the protein MNITELARKVKITPAELRQKLPELGFHIGKRAIQIPNKQAEKFIEIWRAEQSKQAMLNKIKQKISKTEEKEKQVEKELISIPSKIQVHRFAAKINIPLNKVMNELVKNGVFCGVNENIDYEIAAIVAENIGIDVQPGDEEQVAKVNVKAKINKILKQEKKENLKQRPPIIVMVGHVDHGKSSILDAIRKSKITEIEQGGITQHIGSYQVEKNEHLMTFIDTPGHEAFKQMRVRGGGLADIAILVISADDKIQPQTMESIKIIHEENIPFVVAINKIDKSGADIDKIKKELSEINLMPEDWGGKIICIPVSAKTTKGINDLLDAVNIIIDLNKSSFLANPTGEMIGVVVESRLDPGLGPIMSSIILNGHIQDGDNLIVGNSYGKVRFIQDYLGNKISKTKISLPVDIFGLKNVPSAGTIIKKISSDKEFKKITKQISSIKSSHLFFQEENEQEYKDTAEAAKNTKQLKIILKANKLGSLEAIIHSIENLSTDEVKVKILKKGIGQITETDVDLASASNAYIFGFEVNVSGLARNLIKEKNVKVELYNVIYDLIEFTKEQINKLLPEEVIEEFLGEVKILKIFQKKNKEKVVGGKVLKGKVNNNRFIRIWESSEQGKQSENRELTKLKGEGKITQLQFNKNDVDEAGAGKECGLKIITQANIEPDDILEIYKEVKKQRKI; encoded by the coding sequence ATGAATATTACAGAACTTGCGAGAAAAGTTAAAATTACTCCAGCAGAACTTCGGCAAAAATTGCCAGAATTGGGTTTTCATATTGGAAAAAGGGCAATTCAGATTCCAAATAAACAGGCTGAAAAATTTATAGAAATATGGCGAGCAGAACAATCAAAGCAAGCAATGCTTAATAAGATTAAACAAAAAATTTCAAAAACAGAAGAAAAAGAAAAACAAGTTGAAAAGGAATTAATAAGCATTCCTTCCAAAATACAGGTTCATCGTTTTGCAGCCAAAATAAATATTCCTCTTAACAAGGTGATGAACGAGCTAGTTAAAAATGGTGTTTTTTGTGGGGTAAATGAGAATATAGATTACGAGATTGCTGCTATTGTGGCAGAAAATATTGGCATTGATGTTCAGCCAGGAGATGAAGAACAAGTAGCCAAAGTTAATGTGAAAGCAAAAATAAATAAAATTTTAAAACAAGAAAAAAAAGAAAATTTAAAGCAAAGGCCACCAATAATTGTTATGGTCGGTCATGTTGACCATGGTAAAAGTTCTATCTTGGATGCTATTAGAAAAAGTAAAATTACAGAGATAGAGCAAGGAGGAATTACTCAGCATATAGGGTCTTATCAGGTTGAAAAAAATGAACATTTAATGACTTTTATTGATACGCCGGGACACGAGGCATTTAAGCAAATGAGGGTTAGAGGGGGAGGGCTAGCTGATATTGCTATTTTGGTTATTTCAGCTGATGACAAAATTCAGCCACAAACAATGGAATCAATAAAAATAATTCATGAAGAAAACATCCCTTTTGTAGTTGCTATTAATAAAATTGATAAATCAGGGGCAGACATAGATAAAATTAAAAAAGAATTATCAGAAATTAATTTAATGCCAGAGGATTGGGGAGGAAAAATTATTTGTATTCCAGTTTCTGCTAAAACAACCAAAGGCATAAATGATTTATTAGACGCAGTAAATATAATTATTGACTTAAATAAGAGCAGTTTTTTAGCAAATCCAACCGGAGAAATGATAGGAGTTGTGGTTGAGTCTAGACTGGATCCAGGTTTAGGACCTATAATGAGTTCAATTATTTTAAATGGGCATATTCAAGATGGAGATAATTTGATTGTTGGAAATAGTTATGGAAAGGTTCGTTTTATTCAAGATTATCTAGGGAATAAGATAAGCAAAACAAAAATTAGTTTACCAGTAGATATTTTCGGATTAAAAAATGTTCCGTCAGCCGGAACTATTATTAAAAAAATTTCTAGTGACAAGGAGTTTAAAAAAATAACAAAACAAATTTCTTCAATTAAATCAAGTCATTTATTTTTTCAAGAAGAAAATGAGCAAGAATATAAAGATACAGCCGAAGCAGCCAAAAATACAAAACAACTAAAAATTATATTAAAAGCAAATAAATTGGGTTCTTTGGAGGCAATAATTCATTCAATAGAAAACTTGAGTACAGACGAAGTTAAAGTTAAAATATTAAAAAAGGGGATAGGACAAATAACAGAAACAGACGTTGATCTTGCTAGTGCATCAAATGCATATATTTTTGGATTTGAAGTTAATGTTTCAGGGTTGGCCAGAAACTTAATAAAAGAGAAGAATGTAAAAGTAGAATTATATAATGTTATTTATGATTTAATTGAATTTACAAAAGAACAGATAAATAAATTATTACCAGAAGAAGTAATAGAAGAATTTTTGGGAGAAGTTAAGATTTTAAAAATATTTCAAAAGAAAAATAAAGAAAAGGTCGTTGGAGGGAAGGTTCTAAAGGGAAAAGTTAATAATAATCGTTTTATTAGAATATGGGAATCGTCAGAACAAGGAAAGCAGTCAGAAAATAGAGAATTAACAAAATTAAAAGGAGAAGGAAAAATTACACAGCTTCAATTTAACAAAAATGACGTTGATGAAGCTGGTGCAGGGAAAGAATGCGGATTAAAAATTATTACACAGGCCAATATAGAACCAGATGATATTTTAGAAATCTACAAAGAAGTTAAAAAGCAAAGAAAAATATAA